GTGTCATTGCGAGGAGTCCCCGACCTGTCGGGGATGACGAAGCAATCCCGTCCGCGAGATTGCTTCGTCAGTCACTTCGTTCCTTCCTCGCAATGACAAATGGAGATATTCGTTATTCGCGGTCACAAAGTGATGCTCGACCGCGAGCTTGCGGAGTTGTACGGTGTCGATGTCAGGCACCTGAAAAGACAGGTGC
The genomic region above belongs to Elusimicrobia bacterium HGW-Elusimicrobia-1 and contains:
- a CDS encoding DNA-binding protein; amino-acid sequence: MEIFVIRGHKVMLDRELAELYGVDVRHLKRQV